The Aeromonas jandaei genomic interval CGTCTGGGTAACCGAAGGGCTGAAAGTCGGCGATCGCATCGTGGTCGAGGGGCTGGTCAATCTGCGTGATGGCGCCAAAGTCCGCGATCTGGCGGAGGTAAACGGCTGATGTGGCTCTCCGATATCTCAGTACGCCGCCCGCTGGTGGCGGTGGTGCTCAGCGCCCTGCTCACCGTGTTCGGTCTGGTCGCTTTCAGCAAGTTGACGGTGCGGGAGATGCCCGATGTGCAGACCCCGTCGGTCACCATCACCACCACCTATGAGGGGGCAGCCCCGGCGGTGATGGAGAGTCAGGTCACCAAACCCATCGAGGATCAGCTCTCCGGTATCAGCGGCATCAAGAACATCAACTCGGTGACCCGCAAGGGGCGCTCGATGATCACGGTGGAGTTCAAGCTGGGCTGGAACATGGTGGAGGGGGTCTCCGATGTGCGCGATGCCCTGACCCGCGCCAAGAGCAAGCTGCCGGAGGATGCCGACGATCCGCTGGTGACCAAGGATAGCGGCAGCGGTGATGTGGCGGTCTGGCTCAACTTCAGCAGCAGCCAGATGGATCGCACCGCCATGACCGATTACGCCAACCGGGTGCTGGTCGACCCCCTCAGTCTGGTGGACGGGGTGAGCGAAGTGGAGCTCTCCGGCGATCTCACCCAGGTGATGTATGTGCGGCTGCGCCCCGCTGATATGGCGGCGCGCGGCGTGACGGTGGCGGATGTGCAGGATGCCCTCAAGCGCGAGAACATCGAGCTGCCGGGCGGCGAGATCCGCAACAACTCCATGACCATGTCGGTGCAGATTGCCCGGCTCTATCACACGGCTGAAGATTTCCAGCAGTTGCAGGTGCGCACCGCCGCCAACGGCCAGAGCGTCTATCTCTCCGACATCGCCGATGTGGAGGTGGGGGCCAAGAACGAAGACAGCGCCTACCAGCGCAACGGCCGCGAGAGTCTGGGGATAGGCATTGTCGCCCAGTCCACCGCCAACCCGCTGGCGGTAGCGCAGGGGGTGGAGAAGAAGCTGGTGGAGATGCAGCGCTTCCTGCCTGAGGGGGCCAAGCTGGAGGTCGATTACGACTCCACCATCTTTATCAAGCAGGCCATCGACGAGGTATATGAAACCCTGGCCATCTGCGCCGTGCTGGTAGTGGCTGTGCTCTACCTGTTCCTCGGTCAGGGGCGAACCACTCTTATTCCGGCCATCACGGTGCCCGTGTCGCTGATTTCCGCCTTTATCGGCGCCTGGTATCTCGGCTTTTCCATCAACCTCATCACTCTGCTGGCGCTTATTCTCGCCATCGGTCTGGTGGTGGATGACGCCATCGTGGTGGTGGAGAACATTCACCACCATCTGCAGCGGGGTGAACCGCCCCTGCTGGCGGCCTGGCACGGCACCCGCGAGGTGGGCTTTGCGGTCATCGCCACCACCGCGGTGCTGGTGATGGTCTTTATCCCCATCGCCTTTATGGATGGCATGGTGGGCCGGCTCTTTACCGAGTTTGCCATTCTGCTTTCGCTGGCGGTGCTCTGCTCCTCGCTGGTGGCGCTGACTCTCACCCCGGCCATGGGCTCCTGGCTGATGCGCCCGCTCGACAAGCCGAACCGGCTGACGGCGGCCCTCGATCGCGGCCTTGGCTGGGTGGAGGGGCACTATCGCCGCCTGCTGCAGGGATTGCTGCGCCGCTCGCGCTGGATGCCGCTGGCGCTGCTGCTTTGTCTGGCCGGTATCGGCGCCCTCTTTACCCAGCTGCCGAGCAGCCTCACCCCGACCGAGGATCGCGGCGTGGTCTTCGTCTTCGTCAAGGGGGCGGAGGGGACCAGTATCGAGCGGATGAAGCGCAACATGCAGCAGGTGGAGTCCGCCATCATGCCGATGCTGGGCAAGGGGGTGGTCAAGGCGATGAGCTTCAGCACCCCCGCCTTTGGCCGTGGCGGCGATCAGACCGGCATGGTGATCATCCAGCTCACCGACTGGGCCGAGCGCGACATCACCGCCACCCAGTTCTCCCGTTCGCTGGGTGCCAAACTCGCCGGTATTCCCGACGTGATGATCCGCACCTTCCAGCCGGGCTTTCGGGGCGGCTCCACCGCCGCGGTGCAGTTCGTGCTGCAGGGCAACGACTATGCCGAGCTCTACCAGCAGGGGCTGGAGCTGCAAAAAGCGGCGCAGGCGAGCGGCCTGATGATAAGCCCGGATCTCGACTACGCCGAGAAGACCCCGGAGCTGCAAGTGACCGTCTCGCGCGACAGCGCCAGCCAGCTCGGCATTCCGGTCTCCACCGTTGCCAGCACTTTGCAGGCGATGCTGGGCGGGGTGAGCAAGACCACCTATGTGGACAGGGGCGAGGAGTATGACGTCTACCTGCGCGCCAACCAGAAGGAGTTCAACGGCATCTCGGATCTCGGTCGCATCTACCTGAAGGCGGCCAATGGCGAGATGGTGAGCCTCTCGACCCTGGCGACGGTGAAGCAGGTGGCGACCGCCAACCGCCTCAACCACTACCAGCGCCAGAAGGCGGTGACCCTGACCGCCGACGTAGCACCGGATCACACTCTGGGTGAGGCCCTCGACTTCCTCGATGGTTGGGCCAACGAGCATCTGCCGAGCGGCATGACGGTCGATTACGCCGGTGACTCCAAGGATTACCGCTACAATCAGGGGGAGATGGCGATGGTCTTCGGCCTCGCCCTGCTGGTGGTCTATCTGGTGCTGGTGGCCCAGTTCGAGAGCACCCTCACCCCGACCGTGGTGATGATGACGGTGCCGCTCGGCATCTTCGGCGGCCTGCTTGGCCTCTGGCTGACGGGGCAGGAGATGAGCATCTACAGCCAGATCGGGATGATCATGCTGATCGGCATGGTGACCAAGAACGGTATCCTCATCGTCGAGTTCATCAACCAGCTGCGCCAGCGCGGCGAAGGATTCGAGGAGGCGATCATCGCAGGTTCGGTGCGCCGCCTGCGCCCGATCCTGATGACCTCGCTCACCGCCATTATCGGTGCGGTGCCGCTGATGCTCTCCATGGGGGCGGGCTACGAGAGCCGGATGGCGGTGGGTACCGTGGTATTCTTCGGCCTCTCCTTGGCGACTCTGGTTACCCTGCTGGTAGTGCCCGCCACCTACCACCTGATCGCCCGCCACGCCGGCATGACCGGGCAGCGGGATCAGCAGGTGGACGAGGCGCTGGCCGCCAAATTGACCGGCAAAGGGGAGGGGGACGAACAGACCCCGGCTCACTGACGCGCCGCCGTCAGGGTGAGCGTTGCCAACAAGGGCGCCTG includes:
- a CDS encoding efflux RND transporter permease subunit, with amino-acid sequence MWLSDISVRRPLVAVVLSALLTVFGLVAFSKLTVREMPDVQTPSVTITTTYEGAAPAVMESQVTKPIEDQLSGISGIKNINSVTRKGRSMITVEFKLGWNMVEGVSDVRDALTRAKSKLPEDADDPLVTKDSGSGDVAVWLNFSSSQMDRTAMTDYANRVLVDPLSLVDGVSEVELSGDLTQVMYVRLRPADMAARGVTVADVQDALKRENIELPGGEIRNNSMTMSVQIARLYHTAEDFQQLQVRTAANGQSVYLSDIADVEVGAKNEDSAYQRNGRESLGIGIVAQSTANPLAVAQGVEKKLVEMQRFLPEGAKLEVDYDSTIFIKQAIDEVYETLAICAVLVVAVLYLFLGQGRTTLIPAITVPVSLISAFIGAWYLGFSINLITLLALILAIGLVVDDAIVVVENIHHHLQRGEPPLLAAWHGTREVGFAVIATTAVLVMVFIPIAFMDGMVGRLFTEFAILLSLAVLCSSLVALTLTPAMGSWLMRPLDKPNRLTAALDRGLGWVEGHYRRLLQGLLRRSRWMPLALLLCLAGIGALFTQLPSSLTPTEDRGVVFVFVKGAEGTSIERMKRNMQQVESAIMPMLGKGVVKAMSFSTPAFGRGGDQTGMVIIQLTDWAERDITATQFSRSLGAKLAGIPDVMIRTFQPGFRGGSTAAVQFVLQGNDYAELYQQGLELQKAAQASGLMISPDLDYAEKTPELQVTVSRDSASQLGIPVSTVASTLQAMLGGVSKTTYVDRGEEYDVYLRANQKEFNGISDLGRIYLKAANGEMVSLSTLATVKQVATANRLNHYQRQKAVTLTADVAPDHTLGEALDFLDGWANEHLPSGMTVDYAGDSKDYRYNQGEMAMVFGLALLVVYLVLVAQFESTLTPTVVMMTVPLGIFGGLLGLWLTGQEMSIYSQIGMIMLIGMVTKNGILIVEFINQLRQRGEGFEEAIIAGSVRRLRPILMTSLTAIIGAVPLMLSMGAGYESRMAVGTVVFFGLSLATLVTLLVVPATYHLIARHAGMTGQRDQQVDEALAAKLTGKGEGDEQTPAH